In Centropristis striata isolate RG_2023a ecotype Rhode Island chromosome 15, C.striata_1.0, whole genome shotgun sequence, a genomic segment contains:
- the LOC131986773 gene encoding uncharacterized protein LOC131986773: protein MSRYKYRVGLRRESGLANKRDTPLKPTRSRRHKCRRFRPNKYYEAITEEPELEETNDPTVKPTHPVMTRSKPVHSKSVSSTVFTENPRDKATSHALPAKKKSGSRQSTSDHPCIWMTPEPELFEGDEKSVKEKEQILTVTLESITSSSIEPDTTFSSEDDDEEDCYPLSSTSSSLSSPEIFRRESYVESLMFPIKEALPNLSLNMKNSTLLDVSHAENICMFQPPNLSNITNDSPIIDEKKCEINKNGGPEAGTKIHIDSFKSEKEQKTPPKPTNRKPILYKRVIFKIPIIAETFKERHTPATKLTNHNNRKPAHMSSPAEQMQSNAKFFDFADDCERDVFFEMMRERACKLKSAPLFPLTARKYTEAVKSSLVKAKVFYFADDSGRDVF from the exons ATGAGTCGATACAAGTACAGAGTGGGTCTCCGTCGAGAAAGTGGATTAGCTAACAAACGCGATACACCGTTGAAGCCAACTCGAAGCAGAAGACACA AGTGCAGAAGATTTCGGCCCAACAAGTATTATGAAGCTATTACAGAAGAACCTGAGCTGGAGGAAACCAATGACCCCACTGTAAAACCAACCCACCCAGTAATG ACAAGATCTAAGCCTGTCCACAGCAAATCTGTGAGCAGCACTGTATTTACTGAAAACCCCAGAGACAAAGCCACCTCGCATGCACTACCAGCTAAAAAGAAATCTGGCTCTCGACAATCAACATCAGATCACCCCTGCATTTGGATGACTCCTGAGCCAGAGTTATTTGAAGGGGATGAAAAATCagttaaagaaaaagagcaaaTCTTGACGGTGACTCTAGAAAGCATCACATCCTCTAGCATTGAGCCGGACACAACTTTTAGCTCTGAAGACGATGATGAGGAAGACTGTTACCCTCTATCTTCAACTTCCAGCAGCCTTTCCTCCCCAGAGATCTTCAGAAGAGAGAGCTATG TGGAAAGCTTGATGTTCCCTATAAAGGAGGCGCTGCCGAATCTCAGTCTTAATATGAAAAACTCTACCTTGCTGGATGTGAGCCACGCCGAGAACATCTGCATGTTTCAGCCCCCCAACCTTTCCAATATCACGA ATGACTCTCCAATTATTGATGAAAAGAAATGTGAGATCAA CAAAAACGGAGGACCTGAAGCTGGCACCAAAATACATATCGACTCATTTAAATCAG AGAAGGAGCAGAAAACCCCACCAAAA CCCACAAACAGAAAACCCATTTTGTACAAGAGAGTAATTTTCAAAATCCCCATCATTGCTGAGAcctttaaagaaagacacacccCAGCCACTAAATTAACCAACCACAACAACAGAAAGCCGGCCCACATGTCCAGCCCAGCTGAGCAGATGCAATCTAATGCCAAGTTCTTTGACTTTGCTGATGACTGTGAAAGGGATGTGTTCTTTGAGATGATGAGAGAAAGGGCTTGCAAACTAAAAAGTGCTCCGTTATTTCCTCTCACAGCTCGTAAATACACAGAGGCTGTAAAAAGTAGTTTGGTAAAAGCCAAGGTCTTTTACTTTGCTGATGACAGTGGAAGAGATGTGTTCTGA